In Dryocola sp. LX212, the genomic stretch CTTTGCCATCTGCGCCGTCAGCGAACCCGGCACAGATAAGCAAAGCGCCATCAACCCGTGAAATGCGGCGGATGGCGCTTTGCTTATCCGTCCTACGACTAACCGGCTACTCGTGTTGGCATCCTCCTTGCATTACCTCCGCCAGATACCCCGGAGGCAACATGCACGAAATCACCCTCTGCCAGCGCGCAATAGAACTCATTGAAGCCCAGGCTCGGCAGCACGGCGTTACCCGCGTCACCGGCGTCTGGCTGGAAGTGGGTGCTTTCTCCTGCGTGGAGCAAAGCGCGCTGGAGTTCTGCTTTGAGCTGGTGGCCCGCGAAACGGTCGCCGAAGGCTGCGAGCTGCATATTCACCAGCAGGAAGCCGAATGCTGGTGCCATGACTGCTGGCAGCACGTTCAGCTTTTGTCCTCGCTGGTGCGGCGCTGCCCGATATGCGCTGGCAGCAACCTACGCGTAGTGGCGGATGACGGCGTGCAGATCAAGCGTCTGGAAGTTGAGGAGACAAACCATGTGTAGCACCTGCGGTTGCGCCGAAGGCAACCTCTATGTAGAAGGCGATGAACGCAATCCGCATTCCGGATTTCGCAGCGCGCCGTTCGCGCCAGCATCCCGTCCGGCCATGCAAATTACCGGCGTGAAGTTCGCGCCCACCGCCGATGAACAGGGCGATTTGCACTATGGATACGGGGCCGCTGGCACCCACGCGCCGGGCATGACCCAGCGCCGCATGCTGGAAATTGAGCTCAACGTGCTGGATAAAAACAACCGGCTCGCCGTCTATAACCGCGAGCAGTTTGCGAAACAACAGCAGCTGGTGCTGAACCTGGTCTCAAGCCCCGGCTCCGGCAAAACTACTTTGCTGACCGAAACTTTAAAACGCCTGCATGGCAACGTGCCGTGCGCAGTCATTGAAGGCGATCAGCAAACTGTGAACGACGCGGCCCGCATTCGCGCTACCGGCACGCCCGCCATCCAGGTGAACACCGGCAAGGGCTGCCATCTTGACGCGCTAATGATCCGCGATGCCATGCAGCGTCTGCCCCTCGAGCGCGGCGGCATCCTGTTTATCGAGAACGTCGGCAATCTGGTCTGCCCGGCGAGCTTCGATCTTGGCGAGCGTCACAAAGTCGCCGTGCTTTCGGTAACCGAAGGTGAAGACAAGCCGCTGAAATATCCGCATATGTTTGCGGCCGCCTCGCTGTTGCTGCTTAACAAAATCGACCTGCTGCCGTACTTACAATTCGACGTCGAGAAGTGCCTCGATTACGCCCGGCAGGTAAACCCGAACATAGAGATCATGCTGGTTTCGGCGACCAGCGGTGAAGGCATGCAGCCGTGGCTGGACTGGCTGGAGGCGCAGCGATGTGCATAGGCATTCCCGGCCAGATTGTTGAGCGCCTGCCCGACGGCAGCGCAAAAGTGGACGTCTGCGGCGTCAGGCGCGACGTGAACCTGATGCTGGTGGGCGACGCGCAGATCGGCCAGTGGGTGCTGGTCCACGTTGGCTTTGCGATGAGCATTATCGACGAGGCCGAGGCCCGAGACACGCTGGATGCGCTGCAAAACATGTATGAAGTTGAGCCGGACGTGGGCGGCCTGCTGTTTGGCGAGGAGCGCGGTTGATGCGTTTTGTCGATGAATACCGCGCGCCGGAAAAGGTGATGCAGCTGATTGACGTGCTGCGCGAGCGCGCTCCGCTGCTGGATCACACCGCCGAGCGACCGCTGCACATTATGGAAGTCTGTGGCGGCCACACCCACGCCATCTTTAAGTTCGGGCTGGATCGGCTGCTGCCGGAAAATATCGAATTTATCCACGGCCCCGGCTGCCCGGTCTGCGTGCTGCCGATGGGCTGCATCGACACCTGCATTGAAATCGCCAGCCATAAAGAGGTGATTTTCTGCACCTTTGGCGATGCGATGCGCGTGCCGGGTAAAAACGGTTCGCTGATGCAGGCCAAAGCGCGCGGGGCGGATGTACGGGTGGTCTACTCGCCGCTGGATGCGCTCGGGCTGGCGAAGGCAAATCCCGATCGCAAAGTCGTGTTCTTCGGCCTGGGGTTTGAAACCACCATGCCCGCCACGGCGATCCTGCTGTTGCAGGCGAAGGCGCAGGGCATTGACAATTTTTACTTCTTCTGCCAGCACATCACCCTGATCCCGACCCTGCGCAGCCTGCTCGAACAGCCGGATAACGGCATCGACGCGTTTCTGGCGCCGGGCCACGTCAGCATGGTGATTGGCACTGAAGCCTACGATTTTATCGCCACGCGGTATCAGCGTCCGCTGGTGGTGGCGGGCTTTGAACCGCTGGATTTATTGCAGGGCGTGGTGATGCTGGTGGAGCAGAAAATCGCAAAGCGCAGTTGCGTTGCCAACCAGTACAAGCGGGTGGTGCCTGACGAGGGGAATAAGCTTGCCCAGAAGGTATTAGCGGAAGTCTTTGCCGTGCAGGGTGACGCCGAATGGCGCGGGCTGGGAACGATTAGCGAATCCGGCGTGCGGCTTACGGAAGGGTATCGGCAGTTTGACGCAGAGAAGCATTTCAAACCCGCGCCACAGCAGGTTTATGACGACCCGCGAGCGCGCTGCGGCGACGTGCTGACCGGGCGCTGCAAGCCTCATCAATGCCCGATGTTCGGCGAAGCCTGCAATCCGCAAAATGCCTTTGGCGCGCTGATGGTCTCCACCGAAGGGGCCTGCGCCGCGTGGTATCAGTATCGCGCGTAGCCCATCTAATATGAACACTAATCGTAGGTCGGATAAGCAAAGCGTCATCCGACAAAGGCAAAAGTTATGAAAACCATAGAATTAACCCACGGCAGCGGCGGGCTGGCCATGCAAAAGCTCATCGCCGATCTCTTTATACGTGCGTTTGACAATCCGTGGCTGGCGGAGCAGGAGGACCAGGCCCGGCTGCCGCTTTCCGAGCTCACCGACAGCGGCGACCGGCTGGCGTTTTCCACCGACAGCTACGTTATCGATCCGCTGTTCTTCCCCGGCGGAGATATCGGCAAAATTGCTATTTGCGGCACGGCGAATGATGTGGCGGTCAGCGGCGCCACGCCGCGCTGGCTTTCCTGCGGATTTATCCTTGAGGAAGGGCTGCCGGTAGAAACGCTCAAACGCGTCGTTGGAAGCATGGCCATAACGGCAAAAGCGGCGGGTGTCGCTGTC encodes the following:
- the hypA gene encoding hydrogenase maturation nickel metallochaperone HypA, whose amino-acid sequence is MHEITLCQRAIELIEAQARQHGVTRVTGVWLEVGAFSCVEQSALEFCFELVARETVAEGCELHIHQQEAECWCHDCWQHVQLLSSLVRRCPICAGSNLRVVADDGVQIKRLEVEETNHV
- the hypB gene encoding hydrogenase nickel incorporation protein HypB, with the protein product MCSTCGCAEGNLYVEGDERNPHSGFRSAPFAPASRPAMQITGVKFAPTADEQGDLHYGYGAAGTHAPGMTQRRMLEIELNVLDKNNRLAVYNREQFAKQQQLVLNLVSSPGSGKTTLLTETLKRLHGNVPCAVIEGDQQTVNDAARIRATGTPAIQVNTGKGCHLDALMIRDAMQRLPLERGGILFIENVGNLVCPASFDLGERHKVAVLSVTEGEDKPLKYPHMFAAASLLLLNKIDLLPYLQFDVEKCLDYARQVNPNIEIMLVSATSGEGMQPWLDWLEAQRCA
- a CDS encoding HypC/HybG/HupF family hydrogenase formation chaperone, whose amino-acid sequence is MCIGIPGQIVERLPDGSAKVDVCGVRRDVNLMLVGDAQIGQWVLVHVGFAMSIIDEAEARDTLDALQNMYEVEPDVGGLLFGEERG
- the hypD gene encoding hydrogenase formation protein HypD — protein: MRFVDEYRAPEKVMQLIDVLRERAPLLDHTAERPLHIMEVCGGHTHAIFKFGLDRLLPENIEFIHGPGCPVCVLPMGCIDTCIEIASHKEVIFCTFGDAMRVPGKNGSLMQAKARGADVRVVYSPLDALGLAKANPDRKVVFFGLGFETTMPATAILLLQAKAQGIDNFYFFCQHITLIPTLRSLLEQPDNGIDAFLAPGHVSMVIGTEAYDFIATRYQRPLVVAGFEPLDLLQGVVMLVEQKIAKRSCVANQYKRVVPDEGNKLAQKVLAEVFAVQGDAEWRGLGTISESGVRLTEGYRQFDAEKHFKPAPQQVYDDPRARCGDVLTGRCKPHQCPMFGEACNPQNAFGALMVSTEGACAAWYQYRA